One genomic window of Corallococcus caeni includes the following:
- a CDS encoding HSP90 family protein — MDHRFQVSLRGVIDLLSHHLYSSPGVYVRELLQNATDAIRARQQLEPQATGAVGLELREKQDGGPPTLLFTDEGVGLTEEEIHRFLATIGESSKREQLEARRNDFIGQFGIGLLSCFMVCDELLVVTRSAKGDGRTLEWRGRHDGTYDVRVSEHPLDAPGTHVYLVARPDMVEWFTPERVRQLAKHYGGLLPFPVRLTVDGKTETLNPDGPPWRRLYETPGDRRRALLAYGREVFGTDFLDVIPLRSEAGDVDGVAYVLPASPHFNARQKHRVYLKQMLLSESAENLLPEWAFFVKCVVNANGLRPTASRESFYEDAVLAKAREALGQSLRQYLMDLAREEPKALQRLIALHGLSVKGLALDDDDFYRLVIHWLPFETSLGVMTLADYRRSWPVVRYTPTLDAFRQVARVAGAQGLCVLNAAYTHDTALLEKLPHVVPEAQVAPFSAADLPQSFEELTLDEREAVYPLLRLAEGVLAPFRCAVEVKKFFPAEVPTLYSSDAEGAFRRDAERAREESDDLYAGVLDGVMAGTGGQERALLCLNLHNPVVRRLAAVESRELLKLSVEMLYVQALLLGQHPLNAQEMALLNHGLLGLISARLDEGGGGGSSGGGSRGMH, encoded by the coding sequence GTGGACCATCGATTCCAAGTCAGCCTCCGTGGGGTCATCGACCTCCTGTCCCACCACCTGTACAGCTCGCCCGGGGTCTACGTGCGGGAGCTGCTCCAGAACGCCACGGACGCCATCCGCGCCCGCCAGCAGCTGGAGCCCCAGGCGACGGGCGCCGTGGGGCTGGAGCTGCGGGAGAAGCAGGACGGCGGGCCGCCCACCCTGCTCTTCACCGACGAGGGCGTGGGGCTGACGGAGGAGGAGATCCACCGCTTCCTGGCCACGATTGGAGAATCCTCCAAGCGCGAGCAGCTGGAGGCGCGCCGCAACGACTTCATCGGCCAGTTCGGCATCGGCCTCCTGTCGTGCTTCATGGTGTGCGACGAGCTGCTGGTGGTGACGCGCTCGGCGAAGGGGGACGGGCGGACGCTGGAGTGGCGGGGCCGGCACGACGGCACCTACGACGTCCGCGTTTCCGAGCACCCGCTGGACGCCCCCGGCACGCACGTCTACCTGGTGGCCCGGCCGGACATGGTGGAGTGGTTCACCCCGGAGCGCGTGCGGCAGCTGGCGAAGCACTACGGCGGCCTCCTGCCCTTCCCCGTGCGGCTCACGGTGGACGGGAAGACGGAGACGCTCAACCCGGACGGCCCGCCCTGGCGCCGCCTCTACGAGACGCCCGGGGACCGGCGGCGGGCGCTGCTCGCGTACGGGCGCGAGGTGTTCGGCACGGACTTCCTGGATGTGATTCCGCTGCGCTCGGAGGCAGGGGACGTGGACGGCGTGGCGTATGTGTTGCCGGCGTCGCCGCACTTCAATGCCAGACAGAAGCACCGCGTGTACCTGAAGCAGATGCTCCTGTCGGAGAGCGCGGAGAACCTGCTGCCGGAGTGGGCGTTCTTCGTGAAGTGCGTGGTGAACGCGAACGGGCTGAGGCCCACCGCGAGCCGCGAGTCCTTCTACGAGGACGCGGTGCTGGCGAAGGCGCGCGAGGCGCTGGGGCAGTCCCTGCGCCAGTACCTCATGGACCTGGCGCGCGAGGAGCCCAAGGCGCTGCAGCGGCTGATTGCGTTGCATGGGCTGTCGGTGAAGGGGCTGGCGCTGGACGACGATGACTTCTACCGGCTGGTCATCCACTGGCTGCCCTTCGAGACGTCGCTCGGGGTGATGACGCTGGCGGACTACCGGCGGTCGTGGCCGGTAGTGCGCTACACGCCGACGCTGGACGCGTTCCGGCAGGTGGCGCGGGTGGCCGGGGCGCAGGGGCTGTGCGTGCTGAACGCGGCGTACACGCACGACACGGCGCTCCTGGAGAAGCTGCCGCACGTGGTGCCGGAGGCGCAGGTGGCGCCGTTCTCGGCGGCGGACCTGCCCCAGAGCTTCGAGGAGCTGACGCTGGACGAGCGCGAAGCCGTCTACCCGCTGCTGCGTCTGGCGGAAGGCGTGCTGGCGCCGTTCCGCTGCGCCGTGGAGGTGAAGAAGTTCTTCCCGGCGGAGGTGCCCACGCTCTACAGCTCGGATGCGGAAGGGGCGTTCCGGCGGGACGCGGAGCGGGCACGGGAGGAGTCGGACGACCTGTACGCGGGCGTGCTGGACGGGGTGATGGCGGGCACGGGCGGCCAGGAGCGGGCGCTGCTCTGCCTCAACCTGCACAACCCGGTGGTGCGGAGGCTGGCGGCGGTGGAGTCGCGCGAGCTGCTGAAGCTGTCGGTGGAGATGCTCTACGTGCAGGCGCTGCTGTTGGGACAGCACCCGCTGAACGCGCAGGAGATGGCGCTGCTCAACCACGGGCTGCTGGGGCTCATCTCGGCGAGGCTGGATGAGGGCGGCGGGGGTGGTTCGTCGGGCGGTGGCTCGCGGGGGATGCACTGA